A single region of the Calditrichota bacterium genome encodes:
- a CDS encoding phospholipase D family protein, with the protein MKKILLIISLILFIGCSSNKRVFKEHDQEFCSSIHRDSTITLDEQLAPVVELMKNKTGVYSLEEGDMAMVARAWLSEYAEETIDIQYFIFSMDNVGLIAVDYILRAADRGVKVRLLLDDLLVDATAEDIVEIDSHENISVKIYNPSANIGKNIISKVVNVATNFRGVNQRMHNKTFTVDGKIVITGGRNIADEYFDYDHEYNFRDRDILLIGGVANQVQKSFDEYWNDPLSTPILDLVEVSEMELNAERTFEWLHQYACNPENFWPQVREKITNIPHGFKAIQESGDLQWLDSVYYVSDAPGKNDERIGLKGGGISTDALVDLIENAKSSVTIQSPYLVTTKLGQGLFRKAVKRGVKVRILTNSLSSTDNLEAFNGYQRNRQDLLKSGVRIYEFKPDAAVRYEVMTSALQKKLDFQPIFGLHSKSMVVDGRISVIGTFNLDPRSANLNTECVVIVHSKEFGEKLENVMNVEFMPENSWETTLAFNPDSEAGWWKQFKAWTRRIIPKSIL; encoded by the coding sequence ATGAAAAAGATTTTACTAATTATCAGTCTCATCCTTTTTATCGGATGTTCCTCTAACAAACGTGTTTTTAAGGAGCATGATCAGGAATTCTGTTCATCAATTCATCGTGATTCGACCATAACTCTGGATGAACAACTGGCACCAGTTGTAGAGTTAATGAAAAATAAGACCGGGGTGTACAGTTTGGAAGAAGGCGATATGGCGATGGTTGCCCGTGCCTGGTTAAGCGAGTATGCCGAGGAAACCATCGATATCCAATATTTTATTTTTTCGATGGACAATGTTGGTTTAATTGCTGTTGATTATATTTTACGGGCTGCTGATCGGGGTGTAAAAGTTAGACTTCTTCTGGATGATTTACTGGTGGATGCAACGGCAGAAGATATTGTTGAAATTGATTCTCATGAAAACATATCTGTTAAAATTTATAACCCAAGTGCCAACATTGGCAAAAATATTATATCCAAAGTTGTAAATGTTGCCACAAATTTTCGTGGCGTAAACCAGCGCATGCACAACAAAACCTTTACCGTGGATGGCAAGATTGTAATTACCGGCGGACGCAATATTGCCGATGAATATTTCGATTATGATCATGAATATAATTTCCGGGACCGTGATATCCTTTTGATCGGTGGAGTTGCAAATCAAGTACAGAAATCTTTTGATGAATATTGGAATGATCCTTTAAGCACACCCATTTTAGACTTGGTAGAAGTAAGTGAAATGGAGTTGAATGCGGAGCGTACTTTTGAATGGCTGCACCAGTATGCCTGCAACCCAGAAAATTTCTGGCCACAGGTACGCGAAAAAATTACAAATATTCCTCATGGGTTCAAAGCAATTCAGGAATCCGGTGATTTGCAATGGTTGGATAGCGTTTATTATGTTTCTGATGCTCCCGGCAAAAATGATGAACGAATCGGGCTTAAAGGCGGTGGAATATCCACAGACGCACTTGTTGATTTAATTGAGAATGCGAAATCATCGGTGACAATCCAATCGCCATACCTGGTTACTACAAAGCTGGGACAAGGTCTGTTTCGCAAGGCAGTTAAGCGTGGCGTAAAGGTGCGCATTTTAACCAACAGCCTTTCTTCCACAGATAACCTTGAGGCATTTAACGGCTACCAGCGCAATCGCCAGGATTTGTTAAAATCGGGTGTCAGGATTTATGAATTTAAACCGGACGCAGCAGTGCGTTATGAAGTGATGACCAGCGCCCTGCAAAAGAAACTTGATTTTCAACCGATCTTTGGGCTGCACTCAAAATCCATGGTGGTGGATGGCAGAATTTCGGTTATCGGGACTTTTAATCTGGATCCCCGCAGCGCCAATCTAAACACCGAATGTGTTGTAATAGTGCATTCAAAAGAATTTGGCGAAAAGCTGGAAAATGTAATGAATGTTGAATTTATGCCTGAGAATTCCTGGGAAACCACATTGGCCTTTAATCCGGATTCTGAAGCCGGCTGGTGGAAACAATTCAAAGCTTGGACCAGACGCATCATCCCCAAAAGTATCCTTTAG
- a CDS encoding MBL fold metallo-hydrolase yields the protein MFFERIYEEGLAQASYFVGCQATKEAIVIDPKRDVDTYLKLADRKNYKITHVTETHIHADFLSGSRELASLTGAKMLLSDEGGPDWQYQFDHTGLKHKDVFKIGNIQFEVLHTPGHTPEHISFLLTDLPASDKPSMIFTGDFVFVGDIGRPDLLEVAAGVEGSRIIGAKQMFQSLKMFKELPDYLQVWPGHGAGSACGKALGAIPGTTIGYEKIYNWALKHTKEGPFVDELLEGQPEPPKYFAMMKKLNKINRQIIPTIRKAKELSIAELEKAIKEGMPVIDTRNKALFAYGHISGTINIQNNNDFSNWAGWLLNYNAPFVVIAEHGQIDEVSRKLIRVGLDNLIGFFSNIDGWIEQHSMQALNHIESHELKEVIAQNNCTIVDVRGINEYNSGHIKHAKHIHLGELKERAGELQKDNHIILHCAGGDRSSTACSILQKEGFLKITNLTGGFNAWAESELES from the coding sequence ATGTTTTTTGAACGTATCTATGAAGAGGGTTTAGCGCAAGCCAGCTACTTTGTTGGTTGTCAGGCAACAAAAGAGGCTATTGTCATCGATCCAAAACGCGACGTTGATACCTATCTGAAATTAGCTGACCGTAAAAACTATAAAATTACGCACGTTACCGAAACACATATTCATGCCGATTTTTTAAGCGGTTCTCGTGAACTGGCTTCGTTAACAGGCGCCAAAATGCTGCTTTCGGATGAAGGCGGACCCGACTGGCAATACCAGTTTGATCATACTGGTCTTAAACACAAGGACGTTTTCAAGATTGGAAATATTCAGTTTGAAGTTTTACATACGCCCGGCCATACGCCGGAACATATATCTTTTCTATTAACAGATTTACCCGCATCTGATAAACCCAGTATGATCTTTACCGGTGATTTTGTATTTGTTGGAGATATTGGCCGGCCAGATTTATTGGAAGTAGCTGCAGGAGTTGAAGGCAGCCGGATTATTGGTGCCAAACAGATGTTTCAATCTTTAAAAATGTTTAAAGAATTACCGGATTATCTTCAGGTTTGGCCGGGACATGGCGCGGGTTCTGCTTGTGGTAAAGCCCTGGGAGCCATCCCCGGAACAACAATTGGTTATGAAAAAATCTATAATTGGGCGCTTAAACACACCAAAGAAGGACCTTTTGTAGATGAGCTTTTGGAAGGACAACCAGAACCACCCAAATATTTTGCAATGATGAAAAAGCTCAATAAAATAAATCGTCAAATTATTCCAACAATAAGAAAAGCAAAAGAACTCTCAATAGCTGAATTGGAAAAGGCCATTAAAGAAGGCATGCCGGTTATTGATACAAGGAACAAAGCTCTCTTTGCCTATGGGCATATCTCTGGTACAATAAATATCCAGAATAATAATGATTTTTCAAATTGGGCAGGATGGTTGCTAAATTACAATGCCCCATTTGTTGTTATTGCAGAACATGGACAAATAGATGAGGTTTCGCGCAAACTGATACGAGTTGGTTTAGATAATCTCATAGGTTTCTTCTCAAATATTGATGGGTGGATTGAACAACATTCGATGCAAGCCTTAAACCATATCGAGTCTCACGAACTAAAAGAAGTGATCGCCCAAAATAATTGCACAATTGTTGATGTACGCGGGATAAATGAATACAACAGCGGTCATATCAAACATGCAAAGCATATCCATCTGGGAGAATTAAAGGAACGTGCAGGAGAATTGCAAAAAGACAATCATATTATCCTTCATTGCGCCGGCGGTGACCGATCCAGCACAGCATGTAGTATTCTTCAGAAAGAGGGTTTTCTCAAAATCACTAATTTAACAGGTGGCTTTAACGCTTGGGCAGAATCCGAATTAGAATCTTAG
- a CDS encoding phosphatase PAP2 family protein: MDYLVYFSITIILIVGIYQFYFWTQNNMFRKAKEFKTTQIDDWFKLKPGWVYVYSGLYYPVIVFLIYVVEDMRQFNYMAISFFMLMLMQMVFFILVPVVTPEHWRNLPESKSLSVRFLGLVQRFDQRSNCFPSMHVSVATLTALHLTLNAPYLAPWAWLFPILIALSALYTKQHYFYDLAPGAVLGWIAFKGFQWMWF, encoded by the coding sequence ATGGATTATCTGGTTTATTTTTCAATTACAATTATTCTCATTGTCGGTATTTATCAATTCTATTTCTGGACACAAAATAATATGTTTAGAAAAGCAAAAGAATTTAAAACAACGCAAATTGATGATTGGTTTAAATTAAAGCCAGGATGGGTTTATGTGTATTCCGGGTTATATTATCCGGTTATAGTTTTCCTGATTTATGTTGTGGAAGATATGCGTCAGTTTAATTATATGGCAATTAGTTTTTTTATGTTGATGTTAATGCAAATGGTCTTTTTTATTTTAGTCCCGGTTGTTACGCCGGAGCATTGGCGCAATCTGCCTGAAAGTAAAAGTTTGAGTGTACGTTTCCTTGGCCTTGTCCAACGATTTGATCAACGCTCTAATTGTTTTCCCAGCATGCATGTTAGTGTTGCAACTTTAACGGCCTTACACTTAACTTTAAATGCACCTTATTTAGCGCCCTGGGCCTGGCTGTTTCCTATTTTAATAGCACTGAGTGCTTTGTATACAAAACAACATTATTTTTACGATCTTGCTCCGGGTGCTGTTTTAGGCTGGATTGCTTTTAAAGGATTTCAATGGATGTGGTTTTAG
- a CDS encoding AAA family ATPase, which produces MKIVEVNFKEDITKTVGLRQISMKKVGNTILLAGKNGSGKTRLLNIIRQQTANLALLKQQKEQSKNQIKNFKQQILQQPQQKQTLENKISNRQNQIKQFEQQISHQKHIIQSNEQNIKQSYEKIDQLEQKISENPQKKQFLENQINYHQDQIKEIKQQISQLPLQIQNLEQQIIQLQDRAMQLEQQIAELPQQKQSFEQHIRKQEVIANTPIPILADNGDENIIIVDFVPNKIDLEGWSNHNKQTWMQRADQARQLGVSNLHQATLPLIQKVLDRWINTTHPMLKYPDSAIQNSTKEYQRLQTIVKSFLGTEIGWNQDGFSTIFDRPIATAHLSAGQRVLLQLCVAIYAQGGTFSDHIIFMDEPENHLHPSAVIDLLDTIKEHNPNGQLWIATHSIPLLSHFDASSLWFVEDGTVKHSGKKPEEVLKSLLGNEERIQKLKDFTSLPGELARNRFAFECLCPPQVVETDANDPQSKQLNDQLKIIWEKKKSINLLDFGAGKGRMIANLADYKNVSPDKLNYHAFDPSDSDKEHCLKNIALSYPNEAERYHNSIENLRSNVDDNYFDVVVLSNVLHEIPHQNWCETFSNIKKNLKTDGYLLLIEDCRIPTGELAHSNGFIVFNTLHLKKLFCIPATDKTFIKHDARFDSSDQRGRLMAHLIPVSYLKLISSETIKEALLELKISAMTEVRKIRNGESSYSNGLAHSFWVQQLANAILCLTELGE; this is translated from the coding sequence GTGAAAATAGTTGAGGTTAATTTTAAAGAAGATATAACTAAAACAGTTGGTTTGCGCCAAATCTCTATGAAAAAAGTTGGGAATACAATACTATTAGCTGGGAAAAATGGTTCTGGAAAAACGAGACTTCTAAACATCATACGCCAACAGACAGCTAATTTAGCACTGCTTAAGCAACAAAAAGAACAATCCAAAAATCAAATAAAAAATTTTAAACAGCAAATCTTACAACAGCCACAACAAAAACAAACTCTTGAGAACAAGATTAGTAATCGACAAAATCAGATAAAACAATTTGAACAGCAAATTTCTCATCAAAAGCACATAATACAGAGCAATGAACAGAATATTAAGCAATCGTATGAAAAAATAGACCAATTAGAACAGAAAATTTCGGAAAACCCTCAAAAAAAACAATTTCTTGAGAATCAGATTAATTACCACCAAGATCAAATAAAAGAAATAAAACAGCAAATTTCACAATTACCACTTCAAATACAGAATCTTGAACAGCAGATTATACAATTGCAAGATCGAGCAATGCAATTAGAACAACAGATTGCAGAATTACCTCAACAAAAACAAAGCTTTGAACAACATATTCGGAAACAGGAAGTAATTGCCAATACACCTATCCCAATCTTAGCGGACAATGGGGATGAAAATATTATAATAGTTGATTTTGTTCCTAATAAGATAGATTTAGAAGGTTGGTCAAATCACAATAAACAAACTTGGATGCAAAGGGCTGATCAAGCGAGACAACTAGGTGTATCAAACTTGCATCAAGCAACTCTTCCTCTAATACAAAAAGTTTTAGATCGTTGGATTAATACCACACATCCTATGTTAAAGTATCCAGACAGTGCTATTCAAAATTCAACAAAAGAATATCAACGTTTACAAACTATTGTCAAATCATTTCTTGGAACTGAGATAGGGTGGAACCAAGACGGTTTTTCTACTATTTTTGATAGGCCAATTGCTACTGCTCACCTCTCGGCAGGGCAACGAGTATTATTGCAACTTTGTGTTGCGATATATGCTCAAGGAGGAACCTTTTCAGATCACATTATTTTTATGGATGAACCTGAAAACCACCTCCATCCTTCAGCTGTAATAGATTTGTTAGATACGATAAAAGAACATAATCCAAATGGTCAATTATGGATTGCAACACACTCAATTCCTCTCCTCTCTCACTTTGACGCATCATCGCTTTGGTTTGTTGAAGATGGAACAGTGAAGCACTCTGGCAAAAAACCTGAAGAGGTATTGAAAAGCCTATTAGGTAATGAAGAAAGAATTCAAAAATTAAAAGATTTTACAAGTCTTCCCGGTGAGCTAGCTAGAAATCGTTTTGCTTTCGAATGTTTATGTCCTCCCCAAGTAGTGGAAACAGATGCAAACGACCCACAATCGAAACAACTCAATGATCAGCTTAAAATTATCTGGGAAAAGAAAAAGTCCATTAACTTGTTAGATTTTGGTGCGGGTAAGGGTCGGATGATTGCAAATCTTGCTGATTACAAAAACGTATCACCAGATAAATTAAACTATCATGCTTTTGATCCATCTGATTCAGATAAAGAACATTGTTTAAAAAATATTGCATTATCATACCCCAACGAAGCGGAACGTTATCACAACTCAATTGAAAACCTTCGTTCCAACGTTGATGATAATTATTTTGATGTTGTTGTTTTAAGCAATGTTCTTCATGAGATACCACATCAGAATTGGTGTGAAACATTTTCTAACATAAAAAAAAATCTAAAAACTGATGGCTACCTTCTTTTAATTGAAGACTGCCGTATACCAACTGGTGAACTTGCACATAGTAATGGATTTATTGTTTTTAATACGTTGCATTTAAAAAAACTTTTCTGTATTCCTGCAACAGATAAAACCTTTATAAAACATGATGCACGCTTTGATTCTAGTGATCAACGTGGTCGATTAATGGCGCATTTAATTCCAGTTAGTTATTTAAAACTTATATCCTCTGAAACTATTAAGGAAGCATTATTAGAATTAAAAATATCAGCAATGACAGAAGTTCGTAAAATTCGTAATGGTGAAAGTAGCTACTCAAATGGTCTTGCACACAGCTTTTGGGTCCAACAGTTAGCTAATGCAATACTTTGTCTAACCGAATTAGGTGAATAG
- a CDS encoding response regulator transcription factor — translation MQKLLIIEDDLAILKALEASFEEEHYKIISATDGIDGLEKALDPEVDIIILDLMLPGKNGKDICREVRQREITTPILVLTSKQDEIDKVLLLELGADDYVTKPPSIRELHARVKALLRRSSGLIQKLNSFTFGNMTLDFKRLEAFKNSEPVKLSSKEFEVIRFLIEHEGEVVSRDQLLNEVWGYDVFPTTRTVDNLILNLRKKIEDDPSEPSHLLTMHGSGYKFLK, via the coding sequence ATGCAAAAGCTATTAATCATTGAAGACGATCTTGCAATTTTAAAAGCGCTAGAAGCGAGCTTTGAAGAAGAGCATTATAAAATTATTTCCGCCACCGATGGCATTGATGGTCTTGAAAAAGCTTTAGATCCTGAAGTGGATATTATCATTTTAGATTTGATGTTGCCCGGAAAAAATGGTAAAGATATTTGCAGAGAAGTCCGCCAAAGAGAAATTACAACACCTATTTTAGTGCTTACCAGCAAGCAGGATGAGATTGATAAGGTTCTTTTACTGGAACTCGGAGCCGATGACTATGTAACCAAGCCACCATCCATCCGGGAGTTGCATGCCAGGGTAAAGGCCTTGTTACGCCGATCTTCCGGGCTAATACAAAAACTTAATTCATTTACTTTTGGAAATATGACCCTGGACTTTAAACGCCTGGAAGCCTTTAAAAACAGCGAGCCAGTAAAGTTATCTTCAAAGGAATTTGAGGTTATACGTTTTTTAATAGAACATGAAGGCGAAGTTGTTTCTCGCGACCAGCTTTTAAACGAAGTGTGGGGATATGATGTTTTTCCTACAACTAGAACAGTTGATAATTTAATTTTAAACCTGCGCAAAAAAATTGAAGATGATCCATCTGAGCCAAGCCATTTATTAACAATGCATGGTTCAGGCTATAAATTTTTAAAATAA
- a CDS encoding GAF domain-containing protein, which translates to MNKLSKRLKIILIIDFILLLICLLGMKQNIQKAGLEPQKHIAFKVEGKSVYVSKIRAPELKNIFWQGDKLLLIDGRKVSRKEDIEFILDSHSIGDSVQFSLLREERHVNLQVKLPSYYNLYDNLTQIFVGLVFLILGLFVINKRPELLMANIWHWASVWTAVIITLTWGNYSAGVFNLGQLNRLFFFIAYAFVPTLFVHLSFVFPRYKWQHLKKLTYPLYGFSALLAIFMSITFLSASQSISVDWFHYHMNVFDLNRLYFAIAMVFGVINIFQSSINAQEESERRQIRWVVFGLAIGPPSFVFFWQMPQLMGFDSFIPEAILLQIMLIIPITFSIAIVKYHAFNIDHIFRRSTVYVFMAFFLLVVYAALVGLSVLFVGFITVESSLVTTVIAAILTPIFFEPIRRGLQKLVDKKFFRVQYNYRVAQRHFTQELNESYDKNTIVQIAIRKIDDLLQLKYSAIYIKNEISSEIELAASKNFDQFDKGLIKDIYKQAQNSNQTIFTHQNIIESGLEFEDLNIPNDNKKYTCLATPLKDPKNDVIGILILGRKKSGQKYTHEDIDLLRTVGIQLGLAIQRTVFQKQLLLKNLEAEHLNELNQLKSYFVSSVSHDLQSPLTSIRMFAELLNEKKNIPESKRSEYLEIIEGESSRLSRLISNVLDFSKIERGIKEYHFKKLNINTVLKNVVKIMDYQLSQQNFEVNENYSKNEIILNADEDALISICINLISNVIKYSADKKSIFISTEVENEDVVVKFTDEGVGISSEDQQHIFETFYRSKDENIQSSGGAGLGLTLVKHVVEAHNGKVEVESKPGQGSTFILYFPIGEIKN; encoded by the coding sequence ATGAATAAATTAAGTAAACGACTAAAAATCATTCTGATTATAGATTTCATTCTGTTGCTGATTTGTTTGCTGGGCATGAAGCAAAATATCCAGAAGGCAGGGCTTGAGCCGCAAAAGCATATTGCTTTTAAAGTGGAAGGAAAATCTGTATATGTAAGTAAAATTAGAGCCCCGGAATTAAAAAACATTTTTTGGCAAGGTGATAAACTCCTTTTAATAGACGGCCGGAAAGTATCCAGAAAGGAAGATATAGAGTTTATACTTGATTCGCATTCTATTGGAGATTCTGTCCAGTTTTCACTGCTTCGCGAAGAGAGACATGTTAACCTGCAGGTAAAGCTACCATCCTATTACAATCTTTATGATAATCTAACACAGATTTTTGTAGGTCTTGTTTTTCTTATTTTGGGTCTGTTTGTAATTAACAAAAGACCTGAATTGCTAATGGCAAATATCTGGCATTGGGCTTCGGTTTGGACAGCTGTAATAATTACACTTACCTGGGGAAATTATTCTGCCGGAGTGTTTAACCTGGGACAATTAAATCGTCTCTTCTTTTTTATAGCATACGCTTTTGTCCCTACCTTATTTGTCCATTTAAGTTTTGTCTTCCCAAGGTATAAATGGCAGCATTTAAAAAAGTTAACATATCCACTTTATGGCTTTTCCGCACTACTCGCTATTTTCATGTCCATTACTTTTTTAAGCGCCAGTCAATCTATTTCTGTTGATTGGTTTCATTATCATATGAATGTTTTTGATTTAAACCGTTTATATTTTGCCATTGCCATGGTTTTTGGAGTCATAAATATTTTTCAATCTTCAATAAACGCGCAGGAAGAATCTGAAAGAAGACAAATTCGCTGGGTGGTTTTCGGATTAGCGATTGGACCGCCTTCATTTGTTTTTTTCTGGCAAATGCCCCAACTGATGGGCTTTGATTCGTTTATTCCGGAAGCCATATTGCTTCAAATAATGCTTATTATACCAATCACATTCAGTATTGCCATTGTAAAATACCACGCTTTTAATATTGATCATATTTTTCGCAGAAGTACAGTTTACGTTTTTATGGCCTTCTTTTTGTTGGTTGTATATGCAGCACTGGTTGGTCTTTCAGTTTTGTTTGTTGGTTTTATTACAGTTGAATCATCGCTTGTTACAACTGTTATTGCTGCGATTTTAACACCAATATTTTTCGAACCTATCCGCCGTGGTTTACAGAAACTGGTGGATAAAAAGTTTTTCAGGGTGCAGTATAATTATCGTGTGGCACAACGGCATTTTACACAAGAGTTAAATGAAAGCTATGATAAAAATACAATCGTCCAAATAGCTATTCGCAAGATTGATGACTTATTACAATTAAAGTACTCTGCCATTTATATTAAAAATGAAATTAGCTCAGAAATTGAGCTTGCAGCCAGTAAGAACTTTGATCAATTTGATAAAGGGCTAATAAAGGATATTTATAAACAGGCGCAAAATTCTAATCAAACCATATTCACACATCAAAATATTATTGAGTCAGGTTTGGAATTTGAAGATCTAAACATTCCAAATGATAATAAGAAATATACCTGTCTTGCTACACCGCTAAAAGATCCAAAAAATGATGTTATTGGAATACTGATTTTAGGAAGAAAAAAATCCGGGCAGAAATATACACATGAAGATATCGATCTTTTAAGAACTGTTGGGATTCAATTGGGCCTCGCGATACAGCGGACTGTATTCCAAAAACAATTATTATTAAAAAATCTTGAGGCTGAACATCTGAACGAACTCAATCAATTGAAATCATATTTTGTATCCAGCGTTTCCCACGATCTGCAATCGCCACTGACTTCAATCAGAATGTTTGCAGAACTTTTAAATGAGAAAAAAAATATCCCCGAGTCCAAAAGAAGTGAATATCTGGAAATTATTGAAGGTGAAAGTTCACGTCTATCACGTTTGATAAGTAACGTTCTGGATTTCTCAAAAATTGAGCGTGGGATAAAAGAATATCATTTTAAAAAATTAAATATTAATACCGTTTTAAAAAATGTTGTAAAAATAATGGATTACCAGTTAAGTCAGCAAAACTTTGAGGTAAATGAAAACTATTCAAAAAATGAAATTATCCTGAATGCCGATGAGGATGCTTTGATTTCCATTTGTATAAATTTAATTTCCAATGTTATAAAATATTCTGCAGATAAAAAGAGTATTTTTATTTCTACAGAAGTTGAAAATGAGGATGTTGTTGTTAAATTTACTGATGAAGGTGTTGGCATTTCCAGTGAAGATCAACAACATATTTTCGAAACATTTTATCGTTCTAAAGATGAAAATATTCAAAGCTCCGGTGGTGCAGGATTGGGGTTAACGCTGGTTAAACATGTTGTTGAAGCACATAACGGAAAAGTGGAAGTTGAAAGTAAACCAGGGCAGGGAAGTACATTTATTTTATACTTTCCGATTGGTGAAATAAAAAATTGA
- a CDS encoding sodium/proline symporter, whose translation MNVYAKLSDPIAFTVFLLTLLLPIGIGLFAMHKTKNQSDFFIGGRVMNKVVVALSAVSSGRSSWLVLGLSGMAYSLGTGAVWAIVGYIIVEAFQFVYLGKKLREETQARDSITLLDYFDSRFADNKNTIRIIGAIIIGLFMTAYVAAQFNAGAKTLATALDVSLELSLIISGLLILVYMVLGGFVAVAYNDVVRAIIMLIGLIVLPVVGIFSLGGTDILLEILNNLNPAMIDPFSLGAGAIIGFIGIGLGSPGQPHIVVRYMSIDNSKNLTYSAIVGTAWNIILGLGALSIGLLGRAVFPEVATLPDNDPEMIYLVLSSKYFGTIFYGLLVGGIFAAILSTADSQLLVVASTFVRDIYEKVLYKNKIIAEADKLRLSRIVVVLSGIIAISLAYIAQDLVFWLVLFAWGGLGASFGPALILSLYWQRTTKAGIIAGMITGTLITIIWKLWLKAPTGIYELIPAFFGAFLVIIFVSLMSQEKKLLANSPVE comes from the coding sequence ATGAATGTATACGCTAAACTAAGCGATCCAATCGCATTTACCGTATTTTTACTAACCCTCCTTTTGCCCATCGGGATCGGTTTATTTGCTATGCACAAAACCAAAAACCAATCCGATTTTTTTATTGGCGGCCGGGTGATGAACAAAGTTGTGGTGGCGCTTTCGGCTGTCTCTTCCGGGCGCTCATCCTGGCTGGTGCTTGGTTTAAGCGGCATGGCTTATTCGCTGGGAACAGGCGCGGTCTGGGCCATCGTCGGCTATATTATTGTTGAGGCTTTTCAGTTTGTTTACCTGGGTAAAAAGCTGCGTGAAGAAACCCAGGCAAGGGACTCAATAACTCTGCTTGATTATTTCGATTCCCGTTTTGCGGACAATAAAAACACCATTAGGATAATCGGCGCCATAATTATCGGTCTGTTTATGACGGCTTACGTTGCGGCGCAGTTCAATGCCGGGGCAAAAACACTTGCCACTGCCCTCGATGTTTCGCTGGAACTATCGCTTATTATTTCAGGATTATTGATTCTTGTTTACATGGTTCTTGGTGGTTTTGTTGCCGTTGCTTATAATGATGTTGTGCGCGCCATAATAATGCTTATAGGTTTGATTGTCCTGCCCGTTGTCGGGATTTTCTCCTTGGGTGGCACAGATATTTTGCTGGAAATCCTGAATAACCTGAATCCCGCAATGATCGATCCATTTTCACTTGGCGCGGGAGCGATAATTGGTTTTATCGGCATTGGATTGGGCTCGCCCGGTCAGCCACATATTGTCGTCCGTTACATGTCCATAGACAATTCCAAAAACCTGACATATTCTGCTATTGTTGGCACAGCCTGGAATATCATCTTGGGTTTAGGCGCTCTGTCCATTGGTTTGCTGGGTAGGGCTGTATTTCCGGAGGTGGCCACGTTGCCGGACAATGACCCGGAGATGATTTACCTCGTGCTGTCGTCCAAATATTTTGGTACAATCTTTTATGGATTGCTTGTCGGAGGGATTTTTGCCGCTATTCTATCCACAGCAGATTCGCAGCTTCTGGTGGTTGCTTCTACTTTTGTGCGTGATATTTATGAAAAAGTGTTGTATAAGAATAAAATAATAGCAGAAGCTGATAAACTAAGATTGAGCCGAATTGTTGTTGTTCTTTCAGGGATTATTGCAATTAGTTTGGCGTACATCGCCCAGGATTTGGTGTTCTGGCTGGTGTTATTTGCCTGGGGTGGTTTGGGCGCTTCATTTGGCCCGGCACTCATTTTATCTCTTTACTGGCAGCGTACCACTAAAGCGGGCATAATTGCCGGCATGATCACCGGAACACTAATTACAATTATCTGGAAACTTTGGTTAAAAGCACCCACCGGGATTTATGAATTAATTCCGGCATTCTTTGGGGCTTTTCTGGTGATTATATTTGTCAGCTTAATGAGCCAGGAGAAAAAGCTTTTGGCAAATAGTCCGGTCGAATAA
- a CDS encoding DUF1697 domain-containing protein, giving the protein MQTFISLLRGINVSGQKLIKMADLRELYFGLGFTDVQTYIQSGNVIFKTQQTDRKKIITKIENAINEKYGFHVPVQIRSQDEIKTVIDNLPIKGEREFNRLLVTFLSEIPETIPMDEIKKFMAPDDDIVIKDREIYFYFPEGLGKSKLDNKTLERKLNVKTTARNWKTVNKLYEMCVNQSS; this is encoded by the coding sequence TTGCAAACCTTCATTTCATTGCTGCGTGGAATTAATGTAAGTGGACAGAAGTTAATAAAAATGGCCGACTTGAGAGAGTTATATTTTGGTCTTGGTTTTACCGATGTCCAAACTTATATCCAGAGCGGTAATGTTATTTTTAAAACACAACAAACGGACAGAAAAAAAATAATCACCAAAATTGAAAATGCAATAAATGAAAAATATGGATTTCATGTCCCGGTTCAAATCCGCTCACAGGATGAAATAAAAACAGTTATTGATAATTTGCCAATTAAAGGTGAGCGGGAATTTAACCGTTTACTGGTTACGTTTTTATCAGAAATACCGGAAACAATTCCGATGGATGAAATAAAAAAATTCATGGCTCCGGATGATGACATTGTAATAAAAGACCGGGAAATCTATTTTTATTTTCCTGAAGGATTAGGCAAATCCAAACTTGATAACAAAACTCTTGAACGAAAATTAAATGTTAAAACCACGGCCAGAAACTGGAAAACAGTTAACAAACTTTATGAAATGTGTGTAAACCAAAGCTCTTAA